The Triticum aestivum cultivar Chinese Spring chromosome 4B, IWGSC CS RefSeq v2.1, whole genome shotgun sequence sequence aattgacctcctatgataatttttattatacccaacttggatgctcatcattctaggatcaattttataaccatagcaaataccatgctgttctaaaagaccattaatataatataagtgaagcattagagatcaacaatttctacaaaatcaaaccACCGTCGTGTTCTAaagagtataagtgaagcactagagcaaaactatcttgctcaaaagatataagtgaagcatcatgTGTCTCACACTTCAATTCGATGTGATGGGTGAATCGGACTCGTCCGAGCCTCCTCATATCTGTTTTAGATATGGTCTAaatatgaggggtgtcggtcagcccTGACATATAGGATCAATACAAGGGGTGCGGGCGAGCCGAATTTTTGAGATCGAACAAGGACCGTCTACGACGTGGCACGAACGTGCCATACGTGTTCCATTTTCTTTGATCTCCCGACGATGGCTCCGTGGATCGTGATCTGGAATATATAGACTTGGTGGCagctcgacaacttccaaggcatcATGGTCAACTTGAGCTCTAGCTAGCTAGCGACGACACACAAGTCTGACTTGGGGAGCAATTACTGCACACGGCAGGAACTGTGTGCCCAACAGTCGTACAAGAAACCAAAAACCCCGCGGACAGGTTTCGTGAACTTCGCCAAACATTGCATTAGCAAATGCGGTTCCCATCGATCACATGCGCTCCTCTCTCTTATCCAAACTTAATCGTCAGAAACGGTACGTACCGGCCGAATAAGCTCGTCAATAGTCAAAGGATGGATGGGCTGCACAACGTGTCATCACGTGCGATGGATAACGCGTTCACTCCTCCCCAATAGCAGTTCCAGTTCTCAACTTTCAAACAAGCAGTTCAAGTTCGTCGTCCGCAACGCCACGGACGCGCTATAAAAGGCAACACGGCGAGGGCGCCATTCCTGCGAGTTCAGTCTTACCAAGCAGCAAAAGAGGGCGCAGTAGCTGGTCTCTCTAACGACAAAGCTTGTGCCCGCGGCAACGATGGCGGCTTGGGGAAGAGGCAATGCAGCGGGCAGTAAGGCGATTGTCGCCGGCGCCGCGTTCCTGTGCGTGGCCGCGATGCTCCTGGCGGCCACCCCCGCGGCCGAGGCGGGGGCGACAACGTACCTTGTCGGCAACGCCGCCGGGTGGACGCGCAACGTCGACTACGGCGGGTGGCTGGCCGGCAAGACCTTCCGCGCCGGCGACGTGCTCGGTACGTACCTCTCTCTGCAATGCACGTGCGAGTATAGCCTTGGACAACTTATCCCGATCTGACCATGCCGCGTGCGTATGTATGCATGCGCAGTGTTCAAGTACAACAGCACGTTCCACGACGTGGCGTGGGTGAGCAAGGGCGGGTACAAGAAGTGCATCGTGTCGCCCAAGGGGTACGCCCCGGTGTACCGCAACGGCTACGACGCGGTGGCGCTGCCCAGGGGCACGCACTACTTCATCTGCGGCGTGCCGGGACACTGCAGCGCCGGCATGAAGCTCGCCGTCACCGTCTACTGATCATTCGATCGTCGCCCACCTCCGGACTGCATCGAGTGGCGTTGACCTTGACGTCCTACGTCGCGCTGGCGTGTGTAATTTGTGTGTGCTTGCATTGCGATTTGTGAGTTTGGCGTATGCATCACATGGAATGAGTAAACCTGGTGTTTTCTCTCGTAATACGCCGATGCTTAAACTTCTCTCGCGT is a genomic window containing:
- the LOC123094634 gene encoding basic blue protein — encoded protein: MAAWGRGNAAGSKAIVAGAAFLCVAAMLLAATPAAEAGATTYLVGNAAGWTRNVDYGGWLAGKTFRAGDVLVFKYNSTFHDVAWVSKGGYKKCIVSPKGYAPVYRNGYDAVALPRGTHYFICGVPGHCSAGMKLAVTVY